Within the Alteromonas sp. M12 genome, the region GCAACAATCGCAATAGCGATCCATTCAAAACTGACTATATTCTTGTCAAACAAGGTGACAACAATGGCTAAAAGCATCCCTACCGCTGAGAGTAAGTTACCTTTTCGTGCAGATGATGGATGACCTAAAAGTTTTAATCCAAAAATAAATAACGCGGCTGCCAGCACATAAGTAAGATTAATTACCAACGCTGAAGTCGAAGTAGTTTCTATCATTTTAAAGTCCTCTTAATCTTCAGTTGGGATCAATTTTTTTTCTTGAACATGGCAAGCATGCGATCGGTAACTAAATAACCACCGACCACGTTAATCGTGGCTAGAAAAACCGCGAAAGCCCCTAAAAATTCAGCGTACTGACCTAAACTGTCATCTCCAGCCAAGGCCAATGCGCCGACT harbors:
- a CDS encoding NAD(P) transhydrogenase subunit alpha, whose translation is MEAIYLLFILLLSIFVGFELIQKVPATLHTPLMSGANAISGITLVGALALAGDDSLGQYAEFLGAFAVFLATINVVGGYLVTDRMLAMFKKKN